The following coding sequences are from one Nicotiana tomentosiformis chromosome 3, ASM39032v3, whole genome shotgun sequence window:
- the LOC138908369 gene encoding uncharacterized protein, with product MGTEFEWLHQGTMTVSEYAIRFSKLARHAPILVFTVRERVSRFIKELDYDFKICMARELQTNIPFQQVVKISRMLERVRSEENESRETKRSRKSGGFSGFYSAAITHHGGGSSGRSAQSAIQSTHSAPVNTFSAPPERDSYSGYFSYPAQTQHEQSLPQRGYCECGDTRHIIRDCPRLERGEFHQNTWATGFISVNTPRAQPVRGEGQAGRGRP from the coding sequence ATGggcacagagtttgaatggttgcatcagggcactatgacggtgtcagaatatgctatcaggttcagtaagttagcccgtcatgcacctatcttggtttttacagttagagagcgagtcagTAGATTCATTAAAgagctcgattatgattttaaaatatgtatggctcgagagttgcagactaacattccatttcagcaagtagtaaaGATTTCCagaatgttagaacgtgttcgaagtgaggaaaatgagtctagggagaccaaaaggtctcgaaaatctggaggattcagtggattctactctgcagctataactcatcatggcggaggctcgagcGGTCGGTCAGCCCAGTCCGCAATTCAAAGTACTCAtagtgctccagttaatacttttagtgcaccaccggaacgagattcttacagtggttattttagttatccggcacagactcagcaCGAGCAGTCGCTACCTCAGAGGGGTTATtgtgagtgtggtgatactaggcacatcataagagattgtcccagacttgagagaggcgaatttcatcaaaacactTGGGCTACAGGCTTTAtttcagttaatactccacgtgcacaaccagttaggggtgaaggacaggcgggtagagggcgcccttga